The Crocosphaera subtropica ATCC 51142 genome includes a window with the following:
- a CDS encoding peptide chain release factor 3 — MANEIEREIQEAVQKRRNFAIISHPDAGKTTLTEKLLLYGGAIHQAGAVKARRDQRKATSDWMEMEKQRGISITSTVLQFEYRDFQINLLDTPGHQDFSEDTYRTLAAADNAVMLIDAAKGLEPQTRKLFEVCRLRGLPIFTFVNKMDRPGREPLELLDEIEQELGLKTYAVNWPIGMGDRFKGVYSRRQKAIHLFERRSHGSQQAQEDIIKLGDPKIEEYLEQELYYQFKEDLEILEELGDDLDLAEVHAGKMTPIFFGSAMTNFGVQLFLEAFLEYALKPEGRNSSVGVVEPTHPEFSGFVFKLQANMDPKHRDRVAFVRVCTGKFEKDMTVSHARTGKTVRLSRPQKLFAQDRASIEEAYGGDVIGLNNPGVFAIGDTIYNGKKLEYEGIPCFSPEMFSYLKNPNPSKFKQFQKGIKELREEGAIQIMYSTDDFKRDPILAAVGQLQFEVVQFRMLSEYGVETSLEPLPYSLARWVKGGWSALEKAGRIFNTITVKDNWGRPVLLFKNEWGLQQVKVDHPELNLDAIAPVGVGMEPE; from the coding sequence ATGGCTAATGAAATAGAAAGAGAAATACAAGAAGCAGTTCAAAAACGACGCAACTTTGCTATCATCTCCCACCCCGACGCAGGAAAAACCACCCTCACTGAAAAATTGTTACTTTATGGAGGAGCGATCCATCAAGCCGGTGCCGTCAAAGCTAGACGAGATCAGCGTAAGGCAACTTCTGACTGGATGGAAATGGAAAAACAAAGGGGTATCTCTATCACCTCGACGGTACTTCAATTTGAGTATCGCGACTTCCAAATTAACCTATTAGATACCCCCGGACACCAAGACTTTAGTGAAGATACCTATCGCACCCTTGCAGCAGCCGATAATGCTGTCATGTTGATCGATGCAGCGAAAGGTTTAGAACCCCAAACTCGTAAACTATTTGAGGTGTGTCGTCTCAGGGGACTTCCTATTTTTACCTTCGTCAATAAAATGGATCGTCCCGGACGAGAACCCTTAGAATTGTTAGATGAGATTGAGCAAGAGTTAGGACTGAAAACCTATGCGGTTAACTGGCCCATTGGAATGGGCGATCGCTTTAAAGGGGTTTACAGTCGTCGTCAAAAGGCGATACACCTGTTTGAACGTCGCTCTCACGGCTCCCAACAGGCTCAAGAAGACATTATTAAGCTTGGTGACCCCAAAATTGAAGAATATCTCGAACAAGAGCTTTATTATCAATTTAAAGAGGACTTAGAAATTCTCGAAGAGTTAGGGGATGATCTCGACTTAGCTGAAGTCCACGCCGGGAAAATGACCCCCATCTTTTTCGGTTCAGCCATGACCAACTTCGGGGTGCAACTGTTCTTAGAAGCATTCCTAGAATATGCCCTGAAACCAGAAGGCCGTAACTCATCCGTTGGAGTGGTTGAACCAACTCACCCTGAGTTTAGTGGCTTTGTCTTCAAATTACAAGCCAATATGGACCCGAAACACCGCGATCGGGTAGCTTTTGTCCGGGTATGTACGGGTAAGTTTGAGAAGGATATGACCGTCAGTCACGCCAGAACCGGCAAAACCGTCCGTTTATCCCGTCCTCAAAAGCTTTTTGCTCAAGATCGCGCTTCCATTGAAGAAGCGTATGGGGGTGATGTTATTGGGTTGAATAACCCTGGTGTATTTGCGATCGGTGACACCATTTACAACGGTAAAAAGTTGGAATATGAGGGAATTCCTTGTTTTTCTCCTGAAATGTTTTCTTACCTGAAAAACCCAAACCCCTCAAAATTTAAGCAGTTTCAAAAGGGAATAAAAGAGTTGAGAGAAGAAGGTGCAATACAAATTATGTATTCTACCGATGACTTCAAACGGGACCCTATTTTAGCTGCGGTGGGCCAATTACAATTTGAAGTGGTACAGTTTCGGATGTTAAGCGAATATGGCGTAGAAACCAGCTTAGAACCCTTACCCTATAGTTTAGCTCGTTGGGTAAAAGGTGGCTGGAGTGCTTTAGAAAAAGCGGGGCGTATTTTTAACACCATTACCGTAAAAGATAACTGGGGTCGTCCCGTTTTGCTATTTAAAAATGAATGGGGTTTACAACAGGTGAAAGTGGATCATCCAGAGTTGAACTTAGATGCGATCGCTCCAGTTGGTGTGGGTATGGAACCCGAATAA
- a CDS encoding putative bifunctional diguanylate cyclase/phosphodiesterase, whose amino-acid sequence MIKVHASQPLANILIVDDKPSNLRILSTMLVKAGYKVRAVTSGNMALTAAKTMPPDIILLDIKMPDMDGYEVCEQLQQFPETTEIPVIFLSALQDVEDKVKAFEVGGVDYIIKPFQFQEVLARVSLHLAFRQTRYQLQQLNEELEKRVEERSLALIKAQDELLFYARHDSLTHLANRRLFLERVDLALKRVHEESNYIFAVLVIDLDRFKMINDSDGHMVGDRLLMEVSRTLETLVSPADTVARLGGDEFAILLDPIEDVNEALRVAQEIKNTLTTSFFIQNREVFTSPSIGLTISLPNYQSALEILRDADIAMGQAKEKGRGRYEIFNQQMHTQALKLLTLETDLRHGIEKEEFEVYYQPIMTLNPIALVGFEALIRWQHPHKGFISPGEFIPVAENTGLIIPIGKIVLEKVCYQLQTWKKNHPHTTVLKVAVNLSSQQFNNPDLVEEIDEILEKTGLNSNNLKIEITETSLIEHSLETIKLLKELKQRNLEICLDDFGTGYSSLSYLHRFPVDTLKIDRSFVNCIGQPDENLEIIQSIIPLAHNLGMTVVAEGIETEEQLIYLQQLHCDFGQGYFFNRPLPPTEAEKLLETN is encoded by the coding sequence ATGATTAAAGTCCATGCCTCGCAACCTTTGGCGAATATCCTCATTGTTGATGATAAACCCTCTAATCTTCGCATTTTATCAACCATGCTAGTCAAAGCGGGGTATAAAGTACGGGCGGTTACCAGTGGAAATATGGCACTAACAGCAGCCAAAACCATGCCTCCAGATATCATTCTTTTAGATATCAAAATGCCTGATATGGATGGTTATGAGGTCTGTGAACAACTCCAACAGTTCCCAGAAACCACTGAGATCCCTGTGATCTTCCTCAGCGCCTTACAAGATGTAGAAGATAAGGTAAAAGCTTTTGAAGTAGGAGGCGTGGACTATATTATCAAACCCTTTCAGTTTCAAGAAGTTCTGGCCAGGGTATCCCTTCATTTAGCCTTCAGACAAACCCGTTATCAACTACAACAATTAAACGAAGAACTCGAAAAACGAGTTGAAGAACGCAGTCTAGCCTTAATAAAAGCCCAAGACGAACTCCTGTTTTATGCCCGTCACGATAGTTTAACCCATTTAGCCAACCGTCGCTTATTTTTAGAACGAGTTGATTTAGCCCTTAAACGAGTTCACGAAGAGAGTAATTATATCTTTGCCGTTTTAGTTATTGATCTCGATCGCTTTAAAATGATCAACGATAGCGATGGTCATATGGTGGGCGATCGCCTGTTAATGGAGGTGAGTCGGACCCTAGAAACCTTAGTCAGTCCAGCGGATACCGTTGCCCGTTTGGGAGGGGATGAATTTGCCATTCTTCTCGATCCCATCGAGGATGTTAATGAAGCCCTCAGAGTCGCCCAAGAGATTAAAAACACCTTAACGACCTCATTTTTCATCCAAAACCGAGAAGTGTTTACCAGTCCCAGTATTGGTTTAACAATCAGTCTTCCTAACTACCAATCTGCCCTAGAAATTTTACGGGATGCTGACATTGCCATGGGACAAGCTAAAGAGAAAGGACGGGGAAGATATGAAATTTTTAATCAACAAATGCACACCCAAGCATTAAAACTATTAACCTTAGAAACGGATTTACGTCACGGCATCGAAAAAGAGGAATTTGAGGTTTATTATCAACCCATTATGACATTGAACCCGATCGCATTGGTCGGGTTTGAAGCGTTAATTCGTTGGCAACATCCCCATAAAGGCTTTATTTCTCCTGGGGAATTTATTCCCGTTGCGGAAAATACCGGGTTAATTATTCCCATTGGTAAAATCGTCTTAGAAAAGGTTTGTTATCAGCTACAAACTTGGAAAAAAAATCATCCTCACACCACAGTTTTAAAAGTAGCGGTCAATTTGTCAAGTCAACAGTTTAACAACCCTGATCTTGTGGAGGAAATTGATGAAATTTTAGAAAAAACAGGATTAAATTCTAATAATTTAAAAATAGAAATTACGGAAACCTCTTTAATTGAACATTCCCTAGAAACCATCAAATTACTAAAAGAATTAAAACAACGCAATTTAGAAATTTGTCTTGATGATTTTGGCACAGGATATTCTTCTTTGAGTTATTTACATCGCTTTCCTGTGGATACCTTGAAAATTGATCGTTCTTTTGTCAATTGTATTGGTCAACCCGATGAAAATTTAGAGATTATTCAATCCATTATTCCTTTAGCCCATAACTTAGGAATGACAGTGGTTGCAGAAGGGATTGAAACCGAAGAACAACTCATTTATTTACAACAATTACACTGTGATTTTGGTCAAGGCTACTTTTTTAATCGTCCCTTACCCCCCACAGAAGCAGAAAAATTATTAGAAACTAATTAA
- a CDS encoding DUF29 domain-containing protein has translation MLMSITSITENLKSLYETDYDKWVLQTVQRLQEKKYEAIDWENLIDEVADLSRRERDKLMSLLTRLFEHLLKLAYWESERDYNYRGWNGEIQNFRIQIKRLLRKSPSLKVYLVEIFEECYQDAKKITIKKTGLESDLFPDKPIANLEQVLDDDWLPTIK, from the coding sequence ATGCTTATGTCTATTACATCCATTACTGAAAACCTAAAATCTTTATACGAAACTGACTATGATAAATGGGTTTTACAAACTGTTCAACGATTACAAGAAAAAAAATATGAAGCAATAGACTGGGAAAATTTAATAGATGAGGTAGCAGACTTGAGTAGAAGAGAAAGGGATAAATTAATGAGTTTGTTAACTCGTCTTTTTGAACACTTATTAAAGTTAGCTTATTGGGAATCTGAAAGAGACTATAATTATCGAGGATGGAACGGAGAAATCCAAAATTTTCGCATTCAAATAAAGAGATTACTTAGAAAAAGTCCTAGTCTTAAGGTTTATTTAGTGGAAATTTTTGAGGAATGTTATCAAGATGCTAAGAAAATTACTATCAAAAAAACTGGATTAGAATCTGATCTTTTTCCTGATAAACCTATTGCTAACTTAGAACAAGTTTTAGATGATGATTGGTTGCCAACGATTAAATAA
- a CDS encoding Uma2 family endonuclease, translated as MITIAKWSVEDYHKIIETGILNDRPVELLEGTIIEMSPESPLHRKKCDAVADYLRDKLKGYAKVYEAHPITLSTSEPEPNIAIVRLPVSLYDNHHPYPEDIYWLIEISDKTLTKDLQQKRLIYAQAGIKEYWVIDVEKRELKVFKNLLNRNYQQEETYTKWTI; from the coding sequence ATGATTACAATTGCTAAATGGTCAGTAGAAGATTATCATAAAATCATTGAAACAGGTATTCTGAATGATCGGCCTGTTGAACTATTAGAAGGAACCATTATCGAAATGTCTCCAGAAAGTCCTTTACACCGTAAAAAATGTGATGCAGTTGCTGACTATTTACGGGACAAGTTAAAGGGTTATGCAAAGGTTTATGAAGCGCATCCTATTACCCTTTCAACCTCGGAACCTGAACCGAATATTGCTATTGTTAGATTACCTGTTTCTTTGTATGATAATCATCATCCTTACCCCGAAGATATTTACTGGTTAATCGAAATTTCTGATAAAACTTTAACAAAAGATTTACAACAAAAACGGTTAATTTATGCTCAAGCAGGAATTAAAGAATATTGGGTGATTGATGTAGAAAAAAGAGAATTAAAGGTTTTTAAAAACCTATTAAATAGGAATTATCAACAAGAGGAAACTTATACAAAATGGACAATATAA
- a CDS encoding phosphate ABC transporter substrate-binding protein produces the protein MNPKKDTLITVLSLVLTLAILGVGYGLFARQSKDNPNNFMSSPTSKNQPLSSNTTLPSPPSPSSVTAFSPPTTVPQGTTVKIDGSTSLVFVNQALKNRFEQQFPGVQVQTNAQGSSNGIDGLLENRINIAAISRPLTADEQAKGLVAIPISKDAIAVVVGVDNNFRKSLTSTQVKDIFQGKIQNWSEVGGSSEEIRVINRPSVSGTREIFAELALNSENFGNTSNITTMDRDATTPILQQLGSNGISYATYTQVADQQTVRTVPIDGLTPEATNYPYTRTLYYAYKNPPSEAVKAFLGYATSPTGQQIIQDAQ, from the coding sequence ATGAATCCCAAAAAAGACACCCTCATCACGGTTCTTTCTCTTGTCCTCACCCTTGCTATTTTAGGAGTCGGCTATGGGTTATTTGCCCGACAAAGCAAAGATAACCCTAATAATTTTATGTCTTCTCCTACGTCTAAAAATCAACCCTTGAGTTCTAATACTACGTTACCCTCTCCTCCATCTCCCTCTTCGGTTACTGCGTTTAGTCCCCCGACGACAGTTCCCCAAGGAACAACAGTGAAAATTGATGGGTCAACCAGTCTGGTATTCGTCAATCAAGCCCTAAAAAATCGCTTTGAACAGCAGTTTCCTGGGGTTCAGGTGCAAACCAATGCTCAAGGGTCAAGTAATGGCATTGACGGGTTATTAGAGAATAGAATTAATATTGCTGCGATTTCTCGTCCCCTAACGGCCGACGAACAAGCAAAAGGGTTAGTAGCCATCCCTATCAGCAAAGATGCGATCGCTGTTGTCGTCGGGGTTGATAACAATTTTCGTAAGAGTCTTACTTCAACGCAAGTTAAAGACATTTTCCAAGGCAAGATTCAAAACTGGTCAGAGGTGGGGGGATCATCAGAGGAAATAAGAGTGATTAATCGCCCTTCTGTGAGTGGAACGAGGGAGATTTTTGCAGAATTAGCCCTAAATTCAGAAAATTTCGGCAATACCTCCAATATTACCACTATGGATCGGGATGCAACCACGCCGATTTTACAGCAGTTAGGAAGCAACGGCATTAGTTACGCTACCTATACACAAGTGGCTGATCAACAAACAGTACGGACAGTTCCTATTGATGGGTTAACTCCCGAAGCGACTAATTATCCTTACACAAGAACGTTATATTATGCTTATAAAAATCCCCCTTCTGAAGCAGTGAAAGCCTTTTTAGGGTATGCAACTTCTCCCACTGGACAACAAATCATACAAGATGCTCAATAA
- a CDS encoding DUF29 domain-containing protein — translation MTVEINQSIDTLYDQDYNLWLEKTIKQLKSSKFSEIDIENLIEELESMGRSDKRALKSLLTRLFEHLLKIAYWETEREYNYRGWNGEIQNFRIQIRELLKDSPSLKVYLVEIFEECYQDARKITVKKTGLESDTFPDEPIANLEQVLDDDWLPNKSK, via the coding sequence ATGACAGTAGAAATCAATCAATCAATAGACACTTTATATGATCAAGATTATAATTTATGGTTAGAAAAAACCATTAAACAATTAAAATCAAGCAAGTTTTCTGAGATAGATATAGAGAACTTAATCGAGGAATTAGAAAGTATGGGAAGAAGTGATAAACGTGCGCTTAAAAGTCTTCTTACCCGACTGTTTGAACATTTACTAAAAATAGCTTATTGGGAAACAGAAAGAGAATATAATTATCGAGGATGGAACGGAGAAATTCAAAATTTTCGCATTCAAATTAGAGAATTACTGAAAGATAGTCCTAGTCTTAAGGTTTATTTAGTGGAAATTTTTGAGGAATGTTATCAAGATGCTAGAAAAATAACTGTAAAAAAAACTGGTTTAGAATCTGATACTTTTCCTGATGAACCTATCGCTAACTTAGAACAAGTTTTAGACGATGATTGGCTTCCTAATAAATCAAAATAA
- a CDS encoding ATP-binding protein, which produces MTIIIGFYVLPNGIRPTFSQPTPPPLTVTAGVPRYFPPTYSVDSQGNPQGFAIDVIEAVAKRANLQVKYEIKENWSETLQALEKGEVDLVPNMGVTTTRSEIFRYTDPIETINICLFVLRDNQKIKTLDDLSGSTIAVIERNEAINLLKQYHNVKLESLESPEHALFHLLSGDVDGLAYPEPPIKHLAQTISVDYRLKTIKPALKEVPRAIAVHRHHPQLLQRLDVALDHFLNSSEYTQIYRRWYEPTPVITVSPWMLTGSGVLVLLMILMVIIWRVLILRSMSRLQQTQMALKESEAQYRAIVEDQTELICRFLPDGTITFVNEAYCRYFGKTQADILNTTFFSLTPQEYQGFLWDNLSCLSIQNPVITHQHPIINGQGETRWQYWINRGLFDEDGNIIEIQGVGRDITEQRRIEQELARNLQQSQTLNDITQQIHQSLDLEIILNHTTEETRRILESDRVAIYQFNADWSGEFIAESVDNQWVKLVNSQVKKVWEDTYLQQTKGGRYQYNQSFMVDDIYTVGHQQCHLDLLEQFQAKAYMIVPIFVHHQLWGLLACYQNSHPRHWQSSEIQLLNQIAHQLGLAIQQSELLKALETAKNTAESANRAKSDFLAHMSHELRTPLNAILGFSQLLNNDENLDEEQKEYIDIINQSGEHLLTLIKSVLDMAKIEAGEINLDYQPLNLHQLVKNLSGMFKLKAQCKNIDLTVDIGNDVPSLIMGDEGKLRQVLINLLNNAIKFTEEGKVILSIKKSQQQQEKSSQIIPLRFEIEDTGPGIDIEEAPRLFQPFFQTKLGQKTQEGTGLGLTISYEFVHLMGGTLQVSCPIKGGTIFYFTLPVNIPKNYSDCQICSQEKILGLAPNQPTYSLLIIEDNSANRKVLTNLLKPLGFMIKEARNGEEGVKLWETWQPDLIWMDLEMPVMDGYEATQLIRTKMKQFNPTKTTKIIALTASVLAENREAVLSIGCDDFVSKPFSESTILDKLAQHLGVRYTYSSSSMTTLSQEKIQRNHLKQLKTDLETLSSTWRYQLHQTAAAADQESILQLLNELPPNYRDLCQGIRELVANYRFDQIMEISQ; this is translated from the coding sequence ATGACCATAATCATTGGGTTTTATGTTCTGCCCAATGGAATTAGACCTACTTTTTCTCAACCGACTCCTCCTCCCCTCACTGTAACCGCAGGCGTTCCCCGTTATTTTCCTCCCACCTATTCAGTAGATAGTCAGGGGAACCCCCAAGGGTTTGCTATTGATGTCATCGAAGCAGTCGCAAAACGGGCTAATCTACAAGTTAAGTATGAAATTAAAGAGAATTGGAGTGAAACTCTCCAAGCCTTAGAAAAGGGAGAAGTGGATCTGGTTCCTAATATGGGGGTGACTACCACTCGTTCTGAAATCTTTCGTTACACTGATCCTATCGAAACCATTAACATTTGTCTGTTTGTGCTACGGGACAATCAGAAGATTAAGACTCTGGATGATTTATCCGGATCGACCATTGCGGTGATTGAGAGAAATGAAGCCATTAACCTGTTAAAACAGTATCACAACGTCAAGCTTGAGTCTTTGGAATCCCCTGAACACGCTTTATTCCATTTATTATCTGGTGACGTGGATGGCTTAGCCTATCCTGAACCCCCCATCAAACATTTAGCCCAAACCATTTCCGTTGATTATCGTCTCAAAACTATCAAACCGGCTTTAAAGGAAGTTCCACGGGCGATCGCTGTTCATCGCCATCATCCTCAACTACTGCAACGGTTAGATGTTGCCCTCGATCATTTTCTCAACTCCTCAGAGTATACCCAAATTTATCGACGTTGGTACGAACCGACTCCTGTGATCACTGTTTCTCCTTGGATGTTAACAGGGTCAGGGGTGTTGGTGTTATTGATGATTCTTATGGTTATTATTTGGCGAGTCTTGATTTTGCGATCGATGTCTCGTTTACAACAAACCCAAATGGCTTTAAAAGAAAGTGAAGCCCAATATCGGGCAATTGTTGAGGATCAAACAGAATTAATCTGTCGTTTTTTACCCGATGGAACCATAACCTTTGTCAATGAAGCCTATTGTCGTTATTTTGGAAAAACCCAAGCCGACATTCTTAATACTACTTTTTTCTCCTTAACGCCTCAAGAATATCAAGGGTTTTTATGGGACAATTTGAGTTGTCTCAGTATCCAAAATCCAGTTATCACGCATCAACATCCTATCATTAATGGTCAAGGAGAAACCCGTTGGCAATATTGGATTAATCGGGGTCTTTTTGACGAAGATGGCAATATCATCGAAATTCAAGGAGTCGGCAGAGATATTACCGAACAAAGACGTATTGAACAAGAACTGGCTCGAAATTTACAACAATCTCAAACGTTAAATGATATTACCCAACAAATCCATCAAAGTCTTGATCTCGAAATTATTTTAAATCATACAACCGAGGAAACGAGAAGAATTTTAGAAAGCGATCGTGTGGCAATTTATCAATTTAATGCCGATTGGAGTGGGGAATTCATTGCTGAATCGGTGGACAATCAATGGGTAAAATTAGTCAATAGTCAGGTCAAAAAAGTCTGGGAAGATACTTATTTACAACAAACCAAAGGCGGAAGATATCAATACAATCAAAGTTTTATGGTGGATGATATTTATACGGTTGGTCATCAACAATGTCATCTTGACTTATTAGAACAATTTCAGGCAAAAGCGTATATGATTGTGCCTATTTTTGTTCATCATCAATTGTGGGGTTTATTGGCCTGTTATCAAAATTCTCATCCTCGTCATTGGCAGTCTTCAGAAATCCAATTACTCAATCAAATTGCTCATCAATTAGGATTAGCCATACAACAATCTGAATTATTAAAAGCATTAGAAACGGCTAAAAATACCGCCGAATCTGCTAATCGGGCTAAAAGTGATTTTTTAGCTCATATGAGTCATGAACTCAGAACCCCATTAAATGCCATTTTAGGATTTAGTCAACTGTTGAATAACGATGAGAATTTGGATGAAGAACAAAAAGAATACATTGACATTATTAACCAAAGTGGAGAACATTTATTGACTCTGATTAAAAGTGTTTTAGATATGGCTAAAATTGAAGCCGGGGAAATTAACCTTGATTACCAACCTTTAAATCTGCATCAGTTGGTTAAAAATTTGAGTGGAATGTTTAAACTAAAAGCCCAATGTAAAAATATTGATTTGACGGTGGATATTGGCAATGATGTTCCCAGTTTAATTATGGGTGATGAAGGCAAATTACGACAAGTATTAATCAACTTATTGAATAATGCCATTAAATTTACTGAAGAAGGAAAGGTTATTTTAAGCATCAAAAAGAGTCAACAACAGCAAGAAAAATCAAGTCAAATAATCCCTTTACGATTTGAAATTGAAGATACCGGTCCAGGAATTGATATTGAAGAAGCCCCCCGTTTATTTCAGCCCTTTTTTCAAACTAAATTAGGGCAAAAAACTCAAGAGGGAACAGGATTAGGATTAACCATTAGCTACGAATTTGTCCATCTCATGGGAGGTACATTACAAGTCAGTTGTCCGATCAAGGGGGGAACTATCTTTTACTTTACTTTACCCGTAAATATTCCCAAAAACTACAGCGATTGTCAGATTTGTAGTCAAGAAAAAATTCTCGGTTTAGCCCCAAATCAACCCACATACTCCCTTTTAATTATTGAAGATAATTCCGCTAATCGTAAAGTCCTAACAAATCTCTTAAAACCTCTAGGATTTATGATTAAAGAAGCCAGAAATGGAGAAGAAGGAGTCAAACTCTGGGAAACCTGGCAGCCTGATTTGATTTGGATGGATTTAGAAATGCCGGTGATGGATGGTTATGAAGCGACTCAACTCATTCGCACTAAAATGAAACAATTTAACCCCACCAAAACCACTAAAATTATTGCCTTAACGGCTAGTGTTTTGGCTGAAAATCGCGAAGCAGTTTTGAGCATTGGCTGTGATGATTTTGTCAGTAAACCTTTTTCTGAGTCAACAATCTTGGACAAACTTGCCCAACATTTAGGGGTTCGTTATACTTATAGTAGTTCTTCAATGACGACTCTCTCTCAAGAAAAGATACAAAGAAACCATTTAAAACAACTAAAAACTGACTTAGAAACCCTGTCTTCAACTTGGCGTTATCAACTCCATCAAACAGCCGCCGCCGCCGATCAAGAATCCATATTGCAACTTCTCAATGAATTGCCACCTAACTATAGAGATTTATGTCAAGGCATCAGAGAATTAGTAGCAAACTACAGGTTTGATCAGATAATGGAAATAAGTCAGTAA
- the ychF gene encoding redox-regulated ATPase YchF, translating into MLKAGIVGLPNVGKSTLFNALVANAKADAANFPFCTIEPNVGVVSVPDERLGVLAELSQSEKIVPTRIEFVDIAGLVKGASQGEGLGNQFLANIREVDAIVHVVRCFDDDDIIHVSGSVDPARDIEVINLELALADLAQMEKRLERVKKQVKGKKDGQEEIIALEKIVAVLNEGKGARHVELTEEEEVLIKPLGLLTRKPIIYAANVSEDDLATGNDWVEEVRKIAETDRAKVVIVSAQVESELIEISEEEKADYLESLGVKEGGLQSLIQATYELLGLRTYLTTGPQETRAWTILAGMKAPQAAGVIHTDFERGFIRAETISYEDLVACKTMTVAKEKGLVRSEGKDYVVQEGDVMLFRFNV; encoded by the coding sequence ATGCTCAAAGCTGGAATCGTTGGACTCCCTAACGTCGGTAAATCCACCTTATTCAATGCTCTTGTTGCCAATGCCAAAGCAGACGCAGCTAACTTCCCCTTTTGTACCATTGAGCCGAATGTGGGAGTGGTGTCGGTTCCTGATGAACGATTAGGGGTGTTAGCGGAACTGTCCCAGTCGGAGAAAATTGTCCCCACCCGTATCGAATTTGTAGATATTGCGGGCCTAGTTAAAGGTGCATCCCAAGGAGAAGGACTAGGTAATCAATTCTTAGCGAATATACGGGAAGTGGATGCCATTGTTCATGTGGTTCGCTGTTTCGATGACGATGATATTATTCATGTTTCTGGTTCCGTTGACCCGGCTAGGGATATCGAAGTGATTAACTTAGAACTGGCTTTAGCTGATTTAGCCCAAATGGAAAAACGTCTAGAACGGGTGAAAAAGCAAGTCAAGGGCAAAAAAGACGGCCAAGAAGAAATTATCGCCTTAGAGAAGATTGTCGCTGTGCTGAATGAAGGAAAAGGAGCGCGCCATGTAGAGCTAACAGAGGAAGAGGAAGTTTTAATCAAACCTTTAGGGCTACTGACCCGTAAACCGATTATTTATGCGGCCAATGTGTCAGAAGATGACTTAGCCACGGGGAATGATTGGGTAGAGGAAGTGAGAAAGATTGCTGAGACTGATCGAGCAAAAGTAGTGATTGTTTCTGCTCAAGTCGAATCGGAATTGATCGAGATTTCCGAAGAAGAAAAAGCAGACTATTTAGAATCCTTAGGAGTCAAAGAAGGGGGGTTACAATCCCTCATTCAAGCTACATACGAATTATTGGGACTGAGAACCTATTTAACCACCGGACCCCAAGAAACTCGTGCTTGGACTATTTTGGCTGGAATGAAAGCACCCCAAGCAGCAGGGGTTATTCATACGGACTTTGAACGGGGGTTTATTCGTGCTGAAACCATTTCCTATGAAGATTTGGTGGCTTGTAAAACCATGACGGTGGCTAAAGAAAAGGGATTAGTTCGTAGCGAAGGCAAAGACTATGTAGTGCAAGAAGGGGATGTGATGTTATTTCGGTTTAATGTCTAA